A stretch of Corallococcus macrosporus DNA encodes these proteins:
- a CDS encoding DUF4157 domain-containing protein, translating to MGSPTSLNPQAVRDSRRDAPRLAPLTARVADAGHGLFTGIAGASAGAARSAYLALALFASGMARCATGRSRDGLPQLKRCLFRVAQVPVDLVLMLGGRVLSAVQVVTGLEPVGRRLTDAEVERLRPIFGDSLDYGCVRVKEGALGLLGLPGRAFAHGDVLFIPPGYGAVGFRLLVHELTHVWQHQHGGTGYLSGALAAQYLGDGYDWRKAVGHRRWAELNAEQQAQFIEDAADAQLIPHVGRPTPQQRLRGWSDAALCLLDEALDCLYAGRGAP from the coding sequence TTGGGGTCTCCCACCTCGCTCAATCCGCAAGCCGTCCGTGACTCCCGCCGTGACGCTCCCCGCCTCGCTCCGTTGACGGCGCGGGTGGCGGACGCGGGCCACGGGCTGTTCACCGGCATCGCCGGGGCGTCCGCGGGCGCCGCGCGCAGCGCGTACCTGGCGCTGGCGCTCTTCGCCAGCGGGATGGCCCGCTGCGCGACGGGGCGCTCGCGCGACGGGCTGCCCCAGCTCAAGCGCTGCCTGTTCCGCGTGGCGCAGGTGCCGGTGGACCTGGTGCTGATGCTGGGCGGGCGCGTGCTGTCCGCCGTGCAGGTGGTGACGGGCCTGGAGCCCGTGGGCCGCCGGCTGACGGACGCGGAGGTGGAGCGGCTGCGCCCCATCTTCGGCGACAGCCTGGACTACGGCTGCGTGCGCGTGAAGGAAGGCGCCCTGGGCCTTTTGGGCCTGCCGGGCCGCGCGTTCGCGCATGGCGACGTCCTCTTCATCCCCCCCGGCTACGGCGCGGTGGGCTTCCGGCTGCTGGTGCACGAGCTCACGCACGTGTGGCAGCACCAGCACGGCGGCACGGGCTACCTGAGCGGCGCGCTGGCGGCGCAGTACCTGGGGGACGGCTACGACTGGCGCAAGGCCGTGGGCCACCGGCGCTGGGCGGAGCTCAACGCGGAGCAGCAGGCGCAGTTCATCGAGGACGCCGCCGACGCGCAGCTCATCCCCCACGTGGGCCGCCCCACGCCCCAGCAGCGGCTGCGCGGCTGGAGCGACGCCGCCCTGTGCCTGCTGGACGAGGCCCTGGACTGCCTCTACGCCGGACGGGGCGCCCCGTGA
- a CDS encoding putative glycolipid-binding domain-containing protein has product MTARTARPGGTPEGRCLQALTWRRLESPGTEHFELWESAQGPLFTGTVVLVAEGLPLLVRYTVACDPDWHTREARLALHQGGTRRTLVLQVDDHQRWWRDGRELPELRGCVDVDLSVTPSTNTLPIRRLALEMGQARDVTAAWVRLPDLSLERLEQRYTRLSSTRYRYESAGGAFVAEVDTDALGLVTHYPDGWERVATSDG; this is encoded by the coding sequence ATGACGGCGCGCACCGCCCGGCCCGGCGGGACGCCCGAGGGCCGCTGCCTCCAGGCCCTCACCTGGCGGCGCCTGGAGTCCCCCGGCACGGAGCACTTCGAGCTGTGGGAGTCCGCGCAAGGGCCCCTCTTCACCGGCACCGTGGTGCTGGTGGCCGAGGGGCTGCCGCTGCTCGTGCGCTACACCGTGGCGTGCGACCCGGACTGGCACACGCGCGAGGCGCGGCTGGCGCTGCACCAGGGCGGCACGCGCCGCACGCTGGTGCTCCAGGTGGACGACCACCAGCGCTGGTGGCGCGACGGGCGCGAGCTGCCGGAGCTGCGCGGGTGCGTGGACGTGGACCTGAGCGTCACCCCCTCCACCAACACCCTGCCCATCCGCCGGCTGGCGCTGGAGATGGGCCAGGCCCGCGACGTGACGGCCGCGTGGGTGCGGCTGCCGGACCTGTCCCTGGAGCGGCTGGAGCAGCGCTACACCCGGCTGTCCTCCACCCGCTACCGCTACGAGAGCGCGGGCGGCGCCTTCGTGGCCGAGGTGGACACCGACGCACTGGGGCTCGTCACGCACTACCCGGACGGCTGGGAACGCGTGGCCACGTCCGACGGTTGA
- a CDS encoding helix-turn-helix transcriptional regulator: MERKLAVSVGAAARAARLRAGLTQADVADRVGIASEVYGRLERGKMMPSVPTLFRLCLALQLSADASLGLAVAAAAGAGLWEEDSTDKDDLPEMRRLLRAVRRLPRPQLKLMSLVASAILPTRR, from the coding sequence TTGGAGCGCAAGCTGGCGGTCAGCGTGGGGGCGGCGGCCCGGGCCGCGCGGCTGCGGGCTGGCCTCACGCAGGCGGACGTGGCGGACCGCGTCGGCATCGCGTCGGAGGTCTACGGCCGGCTGGAGCGCGGCAAGATGATGCCCAGCGTGCCCACGCTGTTCCGCCTGTGCCTGGCGCTGCAGCTGTCCGCGGACGCGTCGCTGGGGCTGGCGGTGGCGGCGGCGGCGGGCGCGGGGCTGTGGGAGGAGGACTCCACGGACAAGGACGACCTGCCGGAGATGCGCCGCCTGCTGCGCGCCGTGCGCCGGCTGCCGCGCCCCCAGCTCAAGCTGATGAGCCTGGTGGCCAGCGCCATCCTGCCCACGCGCCGCTAG